CTCCCGCTTCTCGACCAATACGTTCCCCTCGTGGCCCCTGGCCCAGCCGCTGCGGATGATCGCGCACAACGGCGAGATCAATACAGTGCGCGGGAACCGGCAGTGGATGAAGGCCAGGGATTCTGACCTTCAGTCGGATCTCCTCGGCGATATGGCGCCATTGCTCCCGACACTGTCGGCTGCGCTCTCGGACTCCGGGTCGTTCGATGAGGCCCTTGAGCTTCTCACGCTCGCCGGGAGGTCACTGCCCCACGCCGTCATGATGATGGTGCCCCAGGCATGGGAGTCGGCGACCGACCTTCCTCGTGAGCTGCGGGACTTCTACGAGTTCCACTCGCTCCTCATGGAGCCGTGGGACGGCCCCGCGGCGATCTGCTTCACGGACGGATCCCTCGTCGGCGCCACGCTCGACCGCAACGGTCTGCGGCCGAGCAGGTGGATGAGGACGACGGATGGGCTCGTCATCTGTGCATCCGAGACCGGCGTCCTCCCCGACATCCCGCCGCACATGATCGAGGCGCGCGGGCGCCTCAAGCCGGGCGAGATGCTCCTCATCGACACGGAGAAGGGGCTGGTCCTCGACTCCGACCAGGTCAAGCTCGAGATCGCGACGATGGAGAACTGGGGCGAGTGGCTCGAGTCCTCGAGGATTGACCTCGCGGACCTGCCCGACCGTGAGCACGTGGCCCATACTCTCGCGTCTGTTGTGCGGCGCCAGCGCACGTTCGGATACACGGAGGAGGACCTCAAGGTCCTCATCGGGCCGATGGCGACAACGGGCGCGGAGCCTGTAGCCGCCATGGGCTCCGACGTTCCGATCGCCGTCCTCTCCGCGCGCCCTCGCCTGCTCTTCGATTACTTCTCCCAGGCCTTTGCCCAGGTGACCAATCCGCCGCTCGACTCGATTCGGGAGGCCCTCGTGACCTCGCTCCGTTCGGGGATCGGCCCGGTCCGCAACCTGCTCTCAGCGACGCCCATGCACGCGAGTCAGATCATCACGAACTTCCCGGTGCTGACGAACGACGAGCTCGCGAAGATCAAGCGGATCGACCGCTCCCCCGGCTCCCGGCGCACCGTCACCCTGTCTCTCCTCTTCACAGGCTCACTGGAGGAGCGCCTCACCGAGCTCTTCGACGAGGTTGACGAGGCGATTGAGGATGGCGCGCACTACATCGTGCTCTCCGACCGGGATTCGGACAGCCTTCGCGTTCCGGTGCCGTCGCTTCTCGCCGTCTCTGCCGTCCACCAGCACCTCATCCGCACCGGTCGTCGGATGAGGGTCGGCCTCGTCGTCGAGGCCGGCGATGCCCGGGAGGTCCATCACATCGCGCTCCTTCTCGGCTACGGGGCGAGCGCGGTCAACCCCTATCTCGCCATGGAGTCGGCCGAGCAGCTCTCGCACACGGGAGAGATCCAGGTCGATCCCGACACCGCGGTCGCCAACCTCATCCAGGCCCTCGGCAAGGGCGTCCTCAAGATCATGTCGAAGATGGGGATCTCCGCGATCGGCTCCTACATCGCCGCCCAGACCTTCGAGGCGGTCGGACTCTCCCCCGAGGTCATCGACCCTTACTTCACCGGCACGCCCTCTCGGCTGGGCGGCATCGGGCTCGATCAGATCGAGAAGGATGCCCGGGCTCGCCACGCGTTCGGCTACCAGGCGGAGACTGCGGCGCACGCCCACCGCCGGCTCACCCCGGGTGGAGAGCACCAGTGGCGCCCGGACGGCGAAGTCCATCTCTTCACCCCCGAGACGGTCTTCAAGCTCCAGCACGCGACACGGACCGGGCAGTTCGACATCTTCCGCGAGTACACCCAGCTCATCAACAATCAGGCGCGAGAGCTCAAGACGCTCCGCGGACTCTTCGCGTTCAAGGCGCGCACCCCGATCAGCATCGACGAGGTCGAGCCCATCGAGTCGATCATGGCCCGTTTCCAGACGGGGGCGATGAGCTATGGCTCCATCTCAGCCGAGGCACACGAGACCCTCGCCGTCGCCATGAACCGGATCGGCGGCAAGTCGAACACCGGCGAGGGCGGAGAAGATCTCGAGCGGCTTCTCGATCCCGAGCGGCGCTCGGCGATCAAGCAGGTCGCGTCCGGCCGGTTCGGCGTCACCTCGATGTACCTCACCCACGCCGATGACATCCAGATCAAGATGGCGCAGGGCGCCAAGCCGGGCGAGGGCGGCCAACTGCCCGGGAAGAAGATGTACCCGTGGATCGCCGCGACGCGCGGCTCGACGCCCGGCATCGGGCTCGTCTCCCCGCCCCCGCACCACGACATCTATTCGATTGAGGATCTCAAGCAACTGATCTTCGATCTCAAGAGGGCGAACAGCCGCGCCCGCATCAACGTCAAGCTCGTCGCCCAGTCGGGCATCGGAGCCGTCGCCGCAGGCGTCGCGAAGGCGAAGGCCGATGTCATCCTCATCTCCGGCTTCGACGGCGGGACGGGCGCGGCGCCGATCAATTCGCTCGGGCATGCCGGCATCCCCTGGGAGATCGGACTGGCCGAGGCGCAGCAGACTCTGCGCATGAACAGGCTGCGGGGCCGGGTCACCCTCACGGTCGACGGTTCCCTCAAGACCGGGCGGGATGTCATCATCGGTGCTCTGCTCGGCGCCGAGGAATTCGGGTTCGCCACGGCACCGCTCGTCGTCTCGGGCTGCATCATGATGCGCAAGTGCCATCTCGACACGTGCCCGGTCGGGGTCGCCACGCAGAATCCTGAGCTGCGGGCCCGGTTCTCGGGCCAGCCGGAGTTCGTCGAAACATTCTTCCGCTTCATCGCATCCGAGGTGCGGGAGATTCTCGCCGAACTCGGCTTCCGCACCCTCGATGAGGCGATCGGCCGCGCCGATGTCCTCGAGGTCGACGAGGCGATCAGGCACGTGAAGACAGACGGTCTCGACCTCTCTCCCATCTTCGCCGTCCTCGGCGACGGGCCACTCCGCCGCACGGAGCCGCAGGATCACGAGCTGGACGACCAGCTCGACAGCCGGATCGAGGCCGACGTCTGGTCGGCGATCGCCAACGAGGGCAGGTACGAGGGGTCCTTCTCGATCAAGAACACGGACCGGGCGATCGGAACGATGCTGGGCGGGGATCTCACGCGGCGCCACGGCGACAACGGTCTCGGGCCCGGCACGATCACCCTTCATCTCGACGGCTCAGCGGGACAGTCCCTCGGCGCCTTCCTGCCCCGCGGGATCACGCTGCGCCTGCTCGGCGACGCGAACGACTATGTGGGCAAGGGCCTGTCCGGCGGGACGATCACGATCGCCCCGCACCCCCAGTCGCCCCTCACCGCCCACGAGAACGTCATTGCCGGGAACGTCATCGGATACGGCGCGACGAGCGGCAGGATGTTCCTCCGCGGGATCGTCGGCGAACGCTTCCTCGTCCGCAACTCGGGAGCGACCGCGGTCTGCGAGGGCGCGGGCGATCACGCACTCGAGTACATGACCGGCGGCACCGCCGTCATCCTCGGACCGACGGGCCGCAACCTCGGTGCGGGCATGTCGGGCGGATGCGCCTACGTTCTCGACCTCGACGAGAGGCTCATCAACCGCGAGGCGCGCAGCGAGCTCGCCTGCCAGCAGCTGACCGCCGCGGATATCGATGAACTCTCCGACCTGCTTACGGAGCACGTCAACGCGACGGGGTCGGGACTGGCCTCAGAGCTCCTCATCTCACCCGATTGGCACCGCTTCACGAAGATCGTTCCGAAGGATTGGGCCCTCGTCACGCAGGTGCGCTCCGAAGCCCGCGAGCGCGGCGAGGACCCGAACGGGGCGCAGACGTGGGCACAGATCCTGGA
This is a stretch of genomic DNA from Flaviflexus salsibiostraticola. It encodes these proteins:
- the gltB gene encoding glutamate synthase large subunit, whose translation is MDRSSLPQAEALFDPCFDKDACGIAMVATLRRSAGHDVVERALSALRNLEHRGAVGSDAGTGDGAGILTQVPDDLFRALCDMDLPPAGGYATGLIFLPTSTEERAASISAIEALADEEGLTVIGWRDVPIDPSHLGTQAREAMPHISQLFVSHPDGLFGVDLDRRAFRLRKRMENTVDAYPVSLSSRTITYKGMVTTLQLEPFYPDLSDPRFATRFAIVHSRFSTNTFPSWPLAQPLRMIAHNGEINTVRGNRQWMKARDSDLQSDLLGDMAPLLPTLSAALSDSGSFDEALELLTLAGRSLPHAVMMMVPQAWESATDLPRELRDFYEFHSLLMEPWDGPAAICFTDGSLVGATLDRNGLRPSRWMRTTDGLVICASETGVLPDIPPHMIEARGRLKPGEMLLIDTEKGLVLDSDQVKLEIATMENWGEWLESSRIDLADLPDREHVAHTLASVVRRQRTFGYTEEDLKVLIGPMATTGAEPVAAMGSDVPIAVLSARPRLLFDYFSQAFAQVTNPPLDSIREALVTSLRSGIGPVRNLLSATPMHASQIITNFPVLTNDELAKIKRIDRSPGSRRTVTLSLLFTGSLEERLTELFDEVDEAIEDGAHYIVLSDRDSDSLRVPVPSLLAVSAVHQHLIRTGRRMRVGLVVEAGDAREVHHIALLLGYGASAVNPYLAMESAEQLSHTGEIQVDPDTAVANLIQALGKGVLKIMSKMGISAIGSYIAAQTFEAVGLSPEVIDPYFTGTPSRLGGIGLDQIEKDARARHAFGYQAETAAHAHRRLTPGGEHQWRPDGEVHLFTPETVFKLQHATRTGQFDIFREYTQLINNQARELKTLRGLFAFKARTPISIDEVEPIESIMARFQTGAMSYGSISAEAHETLAVAMNRIGGKSNTGEGGEDLERLLDPERRSAIKQVASGRFGVTSMYLTHADDIQIKMAQGAKPGEGGQLPGKKMYPWIAATRGSTPGIGLVSPPPHHDIYSIEDLKQLIFDLKRANSRARINVKLVAQSGIGAVAAGVAKAKADVILISGFDGGTGAAPINSLGHAGIPWEIGLAEAQQTLRMNRLRGRVTLTVDGSLKTGRDVIIGALLGAEEFGFATAPLVVSGCIMMRKCHLDTCPVGVATQNPELRARFSGQPEFVETFFRFIASEVREILAELGFRTLDEAIGRADVLEVDEAIRHVKTDGLDLSPIFAVLGDGPLRRTEPQDHELDDQLDSRIEADVWSAIANEGRYEGSFSIKNTDRAIGTMLGGDLTRRHGDNGLGPGTITLHLDGSAGQSLGAFLPRGITLRLLGDANDYVGKGLSGGTITIAPHPQSPLTAHENVIAGNVIGYGATSGRMFLRGIVGERFLVRNSGATAVCEGAGDHALEYMTGGTAVILGPTGRNLGAGMSGGCAYVLDLDERLINREARSELACQQLTAADIDELSDLLTEHVNATGSGLASELLISPDWHRFTKIVPKDWALVTQVRSEARERGEDPNGAQTWAQILEVTHG